A genomic region of Actinopolymorpha sp. NPDC004070 contains the following coding sequences:
- a CDS encoding DUF2750 domain-containing protein, translated as MRFWSTETRVRRIIAAVEPYAGFVPQAIPLTSWQERWLPGLRRDDLLAGLNWTGARATGFDV; from the coding sequence ATGCGGTTCTGGTCGACCGAGACCAGGGTGAGGCGCATCATCGCGGCAGTTGAGCCGTACGCGGGCTTCGTACCCCAGGCGATCCCGCTGACTTCCTGGCAGGAACGCTGGCTGCCAGGCCTTCGGCGCGACGACCTGCTTGCCGGTCTGAACTGGACCGGCGCCCGGGCAACCGGGTTCGACGTATGA
- a CDS encoding class I SAM-dependent methyltransferase encodes MSNAGSDGMREPLGETRQTYDVIAGEYARQNSSGYPRLLETIASLAACLPPGALVADVGCGPGREMRLLGERGLRVVGFDLSIGQLRAGGQSGVAQADMRQLPVRTGSVDAVWCQAALLHIPREAVPTVIGELGRVVHESGHLYLSVAEGDGEGWEIASSYGATQRRWFTYHREEELTALLSSAGFEVRAARRTRSHRDWLSVHCRRISD; translated from the coding sequence GTGAGCAACGCCGGATCCGACGGCATGCGCGAGCCTCTTGGCGAGACGCGGCAGACCTATGACGTGATCGCCGGGGAGTACGCACGGCAGAACTCGTCGGGCTACCCGCGACTGCTGGAGACCATCGCGTCGCTGGCTGCATGCCTGCCGCCCGGTGCTCTCGTCGCCGACGTCGGCTGTGGGCCCGGACGGGAGATGAGGCTCCTTGGCGAGCGCGGGCTTCGGGTGGTGGGCTTCGACCTGTCCATCGGGCAGCTACGAGCCGGAGGGCAGTCCGGCGTAGCGCAGGCCGACATGCGTCAGCTGCCCGTTCGTACCGGATCGGTTGACGCTGTTTGGTGCCAGGCAGCGCTGCTGCACATCCCGCGTGAGGCGGTACCGACTGTCATCGGTGAGCTCGGACGTGTGGTCCACGAAAGCGGGCACCTCTACCTGTCGGTGGCCGAAGGCGACGGCGAGGGGTGGGAGATCGCGTCGAGCTACGGCGCCACGCAACGGCGCTGGTTCACCTACCACCGCGAGGAGGAACTCACCGCGCTGCTGAGTTCTGCCGGCTTCGAGGTCCGTGCCGCACGCCGAACGCGCTCCCACAGAGACTGGCTCTCCGTTCACTGTCGCCGAATCTCCGACTGA
- a CDS encoding alpha/beta hydrolase: MKPSRGGHLPINGLQLYYEVHGELGASDKAPLLLIPGAFMATETMQPWVAAFAARRPVIVFDQQGHGRTADTPRAMSYEQFGDDAAALLQALEIERADVMGYSQGGGVALQLALRHPQRVGKLVTLSATYRQDGWYPSVLQALEGLSGAVFKDTPVGEAFRNHTDDPGAFDAWIEKMRVLNFEDQQISDEQLRSIQAPTMVIIGDADGVRPEHAVEMFKLRGGGDEEAAARGMLSEVPQARLVVLPATSHVSISGFVQVLEPMVTEFLDDVPPATPSFW; the protein is encoded by the coding sequence ATGAAGCCTTCGCGCGGTGGGCATCTTCCGATCAACGGCCTTCAGCTGTACTACGAGGTGCATGGTGAGCTGGGCGCATCTGACAAGGCGCCGTTGCTGTTGATTCCCGGCGCCTTCATGGCCACCGAAACGATGCAGCCGTGGGTCGCGGCCTTCGCCGCCAGACGCCCGGTCATCGTCTTCGACCAGCAGGGACACGGCCGTACGGCGGACACCCCGCGCGCGATGTCGTACGAACAGTTCGGCGACGACGCGGCAGCCCTGTTGCAGGCGTTGGAGATCGAGCGCGCCGACGTGATGGGCTACTCACAAGGCGGGGGAGTCGCGTTGCAGTTGGCGCTGCGGCACCCGCAACGCGTCGGCAAGCTCGTCACGTTGTCCGCGACCTACCGGCAGGACGGCTGGTATCCCTCGGTCTTGCAGGCGCTCGAAGGTCTCTCCGGTGCCGTCTTCAAGGACACACCGGTCGGTGAAGCGTTTCGCAACCACACGGACGATCCCGGGGCGTTCGATGCGTGGATCGAGAAGATGCGGGTGCTGAACTTCGAGGACCAGCAGATCAGCGACGAGCAACTGCGGTCGATCCAGGCTCCGACGATGGTCATCATCGGTGATGCGGACGGGGTGCGACCCGAGCACGCCGTGGAGATGTTCAAGCTGCGCGGTGGAGGCGACGAGGAAGCGGCCGCGAGAGGGATGCTCTCCGAGGTTCCTCAAGCCAGGCTCGTCGTTCTCCCCGCGACCTCGCACGTCTCGATCTCCGGATTCGTGCAGGTCCTCGAGCCGATGGTCACCGAGTTCCTGGACGACGTACCTCCGGCCACCCCCTCGTTCTGGTGA